One Chlamydiota bacterium genomic region harbors:
- a CDS encoding 2-oxoacid:acceptor oxidoreductase subunit alpha encodes MLLQGNDAVALGAVKAGLDFFAGYPITPASEILHKIVEFPRQVKVLQMEDEIASINACVGAALAGAKAMTATSGPGFSLMQEGIGLGHMVEAPLVVVNVQRVGPSTGMPTFGAQGDILQCRWGSHGDYFPIALYPNSVAELYAYTIHAFNAAEESLSPVILLSDGCIGHLYETAELADVPLKKRAAQPLGNGTRHFTSLTHAGDYPRATSPEAHRKLIASLEKKTAAVAPRYAFYEYLPRAGADTLLVGFGGASRALYHFKDRCAIFRPIRIFPMLEELAEIARGYRRVVVVEMNAGQYRLLVEALLHRPVGFIPLLGGVMQISYIEESLKRCLS; translated from the coding sequence ATGCTGCTCCAGGGCAACGACGCGGTGGCGCTCGGCGCCGTGAAGGCGGGACTCGACTTCTTCGCGGGCTACCCGATCACCCCCGCCTCCGAGATACTCCACAAGATCGTGGAGTTCCCGCGGCAGGTGAAGGTTCTCCAGATGGAGGACGAGATCGCCTCCATCAACGCCTGCGTCGGCGCGGCCCTCGCCGGCGCCAAGGCCATGACCGCCACCTCGGGCCCCGGCTTCTCCCTGATGCAGGAGGGGATCGGCCTCGGCCACATGGTCGAGGCGCCGCTCGTCGTCGTCAACGTCCAGCGCGTCGGCCCCTCCACCGGCATGCCGACCTTCGGCGCGCAGGGCGACATCCTCCAGTGCCGCTGGGGGAGCCACGGCGACTATTTCCCGATCGCCCTCTACCCGAACTCGGTCGCCGAGCTCTACGCCTACACGATCCACGCCTTCAACGCCGCAGAGGAGTCGCTTTCGCCCGTCATCCTGCTGAGCGACGGCTGCATCGGACACCTGTACGAAACCGCCGAGCTCGCCGACGTGCCGCTGAAGAAGCGGGCGGCACAACCGCTCGGGAACGGCACCCGCCACTTCACCAGCCTCACGCACGCCGGCGACTACCCGCGGGCGACCTCCCCTGAGGCGCACCGAAAGCTCATCGCCTCGCTCGAGAAGAAGACCGCCGCGGTCGCCCCGCGCTACGCCTTCTACGAGTACCTCCCCCGCGCGGGGGCCGACACCCTCCTCGTCGGCTTCGGGGGCGCCTCCCGGGCGCTCTACCATTTCAAGGACCGCTGCGCCATCTTCCGCCCGATCCGGATATTCCCGATGCTCGAGGAGCTCGCCGAGATCGCCCGCGGCTACCGGCGCGTCGTCGTCGTCGAGATGAACGCGGGGCAGTACCGGCTGCTGGTGGAGGCGCTGCTCCACCGCCCGGTCGGCTTCATCCCGCTGCTGGGCGGCGTGATGCAGATCAGCTACATCGAGGAGAGTTTGAAGCGATGCCTGTCATAG
- a CDS encoding DnaJ domain-containing protein has translation MRRGAALYYTIDLCPMTTYYELLEIDRTASREAVKAAFRAMAKKYHPDFHPDRNRWAHDRIQEVLRAYEVLFDDEKRAVYDRTLSRIEVRRGSAYRESLRRRGNDPAACCQLVFLDLLEGRGREGLALYERMRDSRSAFSLKAHMPYRDFLDCGFLVAEELERQHRPRAAFEQYREIYREDASRRYFRHFRAEIRLRMRNLVLELLETEGQFAYALGGFADELAGEMNRRERAFLYKKIAERYCRAGEERLARITLLAALQLHPRMGGVKKIRARLRAHRRHLPTRQG, from the coding sequence GTGCGCCGAGGCGCTGCGCTATACTATACGATCGACCTGTGCCCCATGACGACCTACTACGAACTGCTCGAGATCGACCGCACCGCCTCCCGGGAGGCGGTGAAGGCCGCCTTCCGTGCGATGGCGAAAAAGTACCATCCCGACTTCCACCCCGACCGGAACCGCTGGGCGCACGACCGCATCCAGGAGGTGCTCAGGGCCTACGAGGTCCTGTTCGACGACGAGAAGCGGGCGGTCTACGACAGGACCCTTTCCCGCATCGAGGTTCGTCGGGGGAGCGCCTACCGGGAGTCGCTGCGGAGGAGGGGAAACGATCCCGCCGCCTGCTGCCAGCTCGTCTTCCTCGACCTCCTCGAGGGGCGCGGCCGGGAGGGGCTCGCCCTCTACGAGAGGATGCGGGATTCCCGGAGCGCCTTCTCCCTGAAGGCCCATATGCCGTACCGGGACTTCCTCGACTGCGGGTTTCTCGTCGCCGAGGAGCTCGAGCGCCAGCACCGGCCGAGGGCGGCGTTCGAGCAGTACCGGGAGATCTACCGGGAGGACGCGTCGCGCCGCTACTTCCGGCACTTCAGGGCCGAGATCCGCCTGCGGATGCGCAACCTCGTGCTGGAGCTGCTCGAGACGGAAGGGCAGTTCGCCTACGCCCTCGGCGGGTTCGCGGACGAACTGGCGGGGGAGATGAACAGGAGGGAGCGGGCGTTCCTGTACAAGAAGATCGCCGAGCGGTACTGCCGTGCGGGGGAGGAACGGCTCGCGAGGATCACCCTCCTCGCCGCGCTCCAGCTGCACCCGAGGATGGGCGGGGTCAAGAAGATCCGCGCCCGTCTTCGCGCCCACCGCCGCCACCTGCCGACCCGGCAAGGGTGA
- a CDS encoding NUDIX domain-containing protein codes for MRVVSGPRIGARGRIALCVNAVVFDAERHKVLLTRRADNGQWCLPGGHVDPGETVAESCRREVEEETGLRVRVGRLIGVYSSPDRAVDYGDGKLLQIVALSFEAAVEGGKLAASSETTASGFFARDEIARMDLMAHHRERIADALAGLPAACVR; via the coding sequence ATGAGGGTCGTCTCCGGGCCCCGGATCGGCGCGCGCGGCAGGATCGCCCTCTGCGTCAACGCCGTCGTCTTCGACGCAGAGCGGCACAAGGTGCTCCTGACGCGCCGCGCCGACAACGGGCAGTGGTGCCTCCCGGGCGGCCACGTCGATCCCGGGGAGACGGTCGCGGAGTCGTGCCGGCGCGAGGTGGAGGAGGAGACGGGGCTGCGCGTGCGGGTGGGGCGGCTCATCGGCGTCTACAGCAGCCCGGACCGCGCGGTCGACTACGGCGACGGGAAGCTCCTCCAGATCGTCGCGCTCAGCTTCGAGGCCGCGGTCGAGGGGGGGAAATTGGCCGCGAGCAGCGAGACGACCGCGAGCGGCTTCTTCGCGCGGGATGAGATCGCGCGGATGGACCTGATGGCGCACCACCGCGAGCGCATCGCCGACGCCCTCGCCGGCCTCCCCGCCGCATGCGTCCGCTGA
- a CDS encoding DUF2723 domain-containing protein: MRVPSPSRRNLAVAAAVLALFLVVYGRTMLPCVGGYGDSSKFQFVGKIRGLPHPTGFPLYLAINRLVSQLPVGMLAARVSFISAACGAATLALVSLLVSLLTGWTLAGLLSAGLLGTIPLFWSSALIPEVYTLNTLLLSAALLFLAAWLRRPRRRFLYLSWAFFCAGLGNHPSLLAFLPAFAVAAWPGKGRPSLRRGDLLPMAAIAAAGAAQYLLIYAWSRGDPVYLEGRVDGLAGLVRYALGGRYTANYFPAPLGTILTVHLRLYLSVMRSQFGVAGAVLAAAGAVWLGRLHPRFLAALAALWAGQLFLSLPSVTVETPVYFVPSCLTAAVLAGCSVPLVAEIARNRGAAGRALLAVCACAAVALIAIPAARDWPGADLSRVRHYDEFTSKALEVIPAGGLLLSPNYQWTEAYLYKILGEGARGDDPVFILNNWEPGRVPEYRRGRGIDFLVYRPAAAPAPPLRILFHAQSSFDPRIARFRRAGERLEPLLFQESAALDALRKRAEGRLLLVSAKDEGMPVCNDAAYDFLLSLGLKPRSAGGMRWGWSTAAAVVPVRGAPRGIVVHRFGVARIRLAMGAPVGDSGIVSPASIEIESAPLGRGDRSRIRVDGRSVGGGDRGVNVAIVDPSTGEVEERLRYSCGDLSGMNDAAVYELIPEGAR; the protein is encoded by the coding sequence ATGCGCGTCCCTTCTCCCTCCAGGCGGAACCTGGCGGTCGCGGCGGCGGTCCTGGCGCTTTTCCTCGTCGTCTACGGCCGCACGATGCTCCCGTGCGTCGGGGGGTACGGCGACAGCTCGAAGTTCCAGTTCGTCGGAAAGATCCGCGGGCTCCCGCACCCGACCGGGTTCCCGCTGTATCTGGCGATCAACCGGCTCGTCTCGCAACTGCCCGTGGGCATGCTCGCGGCGCGCGTGAGCTTCATCTCCGCCGCCTGCGGCGCGGCGACGCTCGCGCTGGTCTCTTTGCTGGTTTCCCTCCTCACCGGCTGGACGCTCGCCGGGCTCCTCTCGGCGGGGCTGCTCGGCACGATCCCGCTCTTCTGGTCGTCGGCGCTCATCCCGGAGGTGTACACGCTCAACACCCTCCTGCTCTCCGCCGCGCTGCTCTTCCTCGCCGCGTGGCTGCGCCGGCCCCGCCGCCGTTTCCTGTACCTGTCGTGGGCGTTCTTCTGCGCGGGGCTCGGCAACCACCCGTCCCTCCTGGCGTTCCTCCCGGCGTTCGCCGTGGCCGCGTGGCCCGGGAAGGGCCGGCCGTCGCTCCGGAGGGGCGACCTGCTCCCGATGGCGGCGATCGCCGCGGCGGGGGCCGCGCAGTACCTCCTCATCTACGCCTGGTCGCGCGGCGACCCCGTCTACCTCGAGGGGCGTGTGGACGGCCTCGCCGGGCTCGTCCGCTACGCGCTCGGCGGACGGTACACGGCGAACTACTTCCCCGCGCCGCTGGGCACGATACTCACCGTGCACCTGCGCCTCTATCTCTCCGTCATGCGGAGCCAGTTCGGCGTCGCGGGGGCGGTCCTGGCCGCGGCGGGCGCCGTGTGGCTTGGCCGCCTCCACCCGAGGTTCCTCGCCGCCCTCGCCGCCCTCTGGGCGGGGCAGCTCTTCCTGTCGCTCCCGTCCGTGACGGTCGAGACCCCGGTCTACTTCGTCCCCTCCTGCCTGACGGCGGCCGTCCTCGCCGGCTGCTCCGTGCCGCTCGTCGCGGAGATCGCGCGGAACCGGGGGGCCGCGGGGCGGGCGCTCCTCGCCGTCTGCGCGTGCGCCGCCGTTGCCCTGATCGCAATCCCCGCGGCGCGGGACTGGCCAGGCGCGGACCTGAGCCGCGTCAGGCACTACGACGAGTTCACCTCGAAGGCGCTGGAGGTCATCCCCGCGGGAGGGCTGCTCCTCTCGCCGAACTACCAGTGGACCGAGGCGTACCTGTACAAGATCCTCGGCGAGGGGGCGCGAGGCGACGACCCGGTGTTCATCCTGAACAACTGGGAGCCCGGGAGGGTTCCGGAGTACCGGCGGGGGAGGGGGATAGACTTCCTCGTCTACCGGCCGGCGGCGGCGCCCGCGCCGCCGCTTCGCATCCTGTTCCACGCGCAGTCGTCGTTCGACCCGCGCATCGCACGGTTCCGCAGGGCGGGGGAGCGGCTCGAGCCGCTGCTGTTCCAGGAGAGCGCCGCGCTCGACGCCCTCCGGAAACGCGCGGAGGGGCGCCTCCTGCTCGTCTCGGCGAAGGACGAGGGGATGCCCGTCTGCAACGACGCGGCGTACGACTTCCTCCTCTCCCTCGGCCTCAAGCCCCGCAGCGCGGGCGGGATGCGGTGGGGCTGGAGCACCGCCGCGGCGGTGGTGCCGGTCCGGGGGGCGCCGCGCGGCATCGTCGTGCACCGCTTCGGCGTGGCGCGGATCCGCCTCGCCATGGGCGCCCCGGTCGGCGACAGCGGGATCGTCTCGCCCGCGTCGATCGAGATCGAGAGCGCGCCGCTCGGCCGCGGCGACCGGAGCCGGATCCGCGTGGATGGCAGGTCGGTCGGGGGCGGGGACCGCGGGGTGAACGTGGCGATCGTGGATCCGTCGACCGGCGAGGTCGAGGAGCGCCTGCGCTACTCGTGCGGCGACCTGAGCGGGATGAACGACGCCGCCGTCTACGAGCTCATCCCGGAGGGCGCCCGGTGA
- a CDS encoding glycosyltransferase family 2 protein — MDQPRLSVVIPLHDDAGIVGECLASVRAVLDASFPGAYELVFVDDGSADGTAAALLSRAENDPRVKLVELDRNYGQHAALCAGLEASSGDVIVTLDSDLQIGPEAIPLLAAKLAEGHDLVSGVRLGRTDSLFLRTLPSRLFNLLVVHMTGVRLRDWGCPAVALSRPLATQVLRYGEMRRFLKPLGVMLARSTAEVELRHRPRIGGRSGYSFADLFELALDFVTNFSRRPFQKVSLAGTALVAFGLVTGAAYTLLRLLLGVSPGNRVQALVFLSLVLGLQLAVLGFLGEFIIRIYRRQNNLPFYTVRAVRGGKGGT, encoded by the coding sequence ATGGACCAGCCGAGATTGTCCGTGGTCATCCCCCTCCACGACGACGCAGGGATCGTCGGGGAATGCCTGGCATCCGTGCGCGCGGTCCTCGACGCCTCCTTCCCGGGCGCCTACGAGCTCGTCTTCGTGGACGACGGCAGCGCCGACGGCACCGCGGCCGCGCTCCTCTCCCGCGCCGAAAACGATCCGCGCGTGAAACTCGTCGAGCTCGACCGCAACTACGGGCAGCACGCCGCCCTCTGCGCGGGCCTGGAGGCCTCCTCCGGCGACGTCATCGTCACGCTCGACTCCGATCTCCAGATCGGCCCCGAGGCGATCCCGCTCCTCGCCGCGAAGCTGGCCGAGGGGCACGACCTCGTGAGCGGGGTGCGCCTCGGCCGCACCGACTCGTTGTTCCTCCGTACCCTCCCGTCGCGCCTGTTCAATCTCCTCGTCGTTCATATGACCGGCGTCCGGCTCCGCGACTGGGGCTGTCCCGCGGTCGCCCTGTCGAGGCCTCTCGCGACGCAGGTCCTCCGCTACGGCGAGATGCGCCGGTTCCTCAAGCCGCTCGGCGTGATGCTCGCCCGCTCCACCGCCGAGGTCGAGCTCCGGCACCGCCCCCGCATCGGCGGGCGCTCCGGCTACTCGTTCGCCGACCTGTTCGAGCTCGCCCTCGACTTCGTCACCAACTTCAGCCGCCGCCCGTTCCAGAAGGTCAGCCTCGCCGGGACCGCGCTCGTCGCGTTCGGCCTCGTCACGGGCGCCGCCTACACCCTGCTCCGCCTCCTCCTCGGCGTCTCGCCCGGCAACCGCGTGCAGGCGCTCGTCTTCCTCTCCCTCGTGCTGGGCCTCCAGCTCGCGGTCCTGGGCTTCCTCGGGGAGTTCATCATCCGCATCTACCGCCGCCAGAACAATCTCCCCTTCTACACCGTCCGGGCGGTCCGCGGGGGAAAGGGGGGGACGTGA
- a CDS encoding glycosyltransferase family 2 protein, protein MNAATGGARPRVTVVIPSYNGERLLPGCLDALARQEYRSFRTVVVDNGSTDNSPGLLAARYPSVLVIQMGRNAGFAAAVNAGIRRAETEFVSLLNNDTAADPGWLGALVGALDAHPAFAFCASKMVDFYDPRIIDSAGNCLASNGRSVPRAFLEEDRGRYDKYAEVFGACAGAALYRRSLFDRTGLFDERFVSYKEDVDLDFRAQLADLRCLYVPSAVCRHIGGATSGRRKSDLAVRLGTRNGIALFVKNMPAALLFRTVPRLLLDLAFQLAHQTLGGGQAVPLLRGLLGGAAMVPHALRERKRIQRRATPDLPRLRRLLREGDEEVKRHRARCRRGGG, encoded by the coding sequence ATGAACGCTGCAACCGGCGGGGCGCGCCCCCGCGTCACGGTCGTCATCCCCTCCTACAACGGGGAGAGACTCCTCCCGGGCTGCCTGGATGCGCTCGCCCGGCAGGAGTACCGTTCGTTTCGCACGGTCGTCGTGGACAACGGATCCACGGACAACTCGCCCGGCCTCCTCGCCGCGCGGTACCCTTCCGTCCTCGTCATCCAGATGGGCCGCAACGCGGGGTTCGCCGCGGCGGTGAACGCGGGGATCCGCCGCGCGGAGACCGAATTCGTCTCCCTCCTCAACAACGACACCGCGGCGGACCCGGGCTGGCTCGGCGCGCTCGTCGGCGCCCTCGACGCCCATCCGGCGTTCGCCTTCTGCGCGTCGAAGATGGTCGACTTCTACGACCCCCGGATCATCGACAGCGCCGGGAACTGCCTCGCCTCGAACGGGCGCTCCGTCCCGCGCGCGTTCCTCGAGGAGGATCGCGGCCGTTACGACAAGTATGCGGAGGTCTTCGGCGCGTGCGCGGGGGCGGCGCTCTACCGCCGCTCCCTCTTCGACCGGACGGGGCTCTTCGACGAGCGGTTCGTCTCCTACAAGGAGGACGTGGACCTCGACTTCAGGGCGCAGCTCGCCGACCTCCGCTGCCTCTATGTCCCCTCCGCCGTCTGCCGGCATATCGGGGGGGCGACCAGCGGGCGCCGGAAGAGCGACCTCGCGGTGCGACTGGGCACGCGGAACGGGATCGCGCTCTTCGTCAAGAACATGCCCGCGGCCCTGCTCTTCCGCACGGTCCCGAGGCTGCTCCTCGACCTCGCCTTCCAGCTCGCCCACCAGACGCTCGGGGGAGGGCAGGCGGTTCCGCTGCTCCGCGGCCTCCTCGGCGGGGCGGCGATGGTGCCGCACGCCCTGCGCGAACGCAAGAGGATCCAGCGGCGGGCGACGCCGGACCTCCCGCGCCTGCGGCGGCTGCTGCGGGAGGGGGACGAGGAGGTCAAACGCCATCGCGCCCGGTGCCGCCGGGGCGGGGGATGA
- a CDS encoding DegT/DnrJ/EryC1/StrS family aminotransferase, with product MRKTFLVFGSPLIEEPEIAEAVECLRSGWISTGPRVGRFEEMFRAYAGANYAHALGSCTAGLHLSMLVSGVRPGDEVITSPMTFAATVNVITHVGAVPVFAEIDRRTMNIDPEEIRRRLSPKTRAVIPVHFAGRPCAMDPILEIARERGLVVIEDAAHAIEAVYRGRKIGSIGDLTVFSFYVTKNITTGEGGMVTTNNPAWAEQIEMYGLHGLNKGAWRRYTDDGFKHYEVVYPGYKYNMTDLQASLGIHQLPRIERYLRRREEIWRRYDEAFRDLPLILPAPPEPDTVHARHLYTPLVDIDALGRSRDEVQQALHRENIGTGIHFVSVHLHRYYRERYGYRRGEFPNAEFVSDRTISLPLSAKLSDGDVEDVIAAVRKVLA from the coding sequence GTGAGAAAGACATTCCTCGTGTTCGGCAGCCCCCTGATCGAGGAGCCCGAGATCGCGGAGGCCGTGGAGTGCCTCCGGTCGGGCTGGATCTCGACGGGGCCGCGGGTCGGCAGATTCGAGGAGATGTTCCGCGCGTACGCCGGGGCGAACTACGCGCACGCCCTCGGCTCCTGCACGGCGGGGCTCCACCTCTCGATGCTCGTGTCGGGGGTCCGGCCCGGCGACGAGGTGATCACCTCCCCGATGACCTTCGCGGCCACGGTCAACGTCATCACGCACGTCGGCGCCGTCCCGGTCTTCGCCGAGATCGACCGCCGCACGATGAACATCGACCCGGAGGAGATCCGGCGGCGGCTCTCCCCCAAGACGCGCGCCGTCATCCCGGTGCACTTCGCCGGGCGCCCCTGCGCGATGGACCCGATCCTCGAGATCGCGCGGGAGCGCGGGCTCGTGGTCATCGAGGACGCCGCGCACGCCATCGAGGCGGTCTACCGGGGGAGGAAGATCGGCTCGATCGGCGACCTCACCGTCTTCTCCTTCTACGTGACGAAGAACATCACCACCGGCGAGGGCGGGATGGTCACCACGAACAACCCGGCCTGGGCCGAGCAGATCGAGATGTACGGCCTGCACGGACTGAACAAGGGCGCCTGGAGGCGCTACACCGACGACGGCTTCAAGCACTACGAGGTGGTCTACCCCGGCTACAAGTACAACATGACGGACCTGCAGGCGTCGCTGGGGATCCACCAGCTCCCGCGCATCGAGCGCTACCTGCGGCGCCGCGAGGAGATCTGGCGCCGCTACGACGAGGCGTTCCGGGACCTGCCGCTCATCCTCCCCGCCCCCCCCGAGCCGGACACCGTCCACGCCCGCCATTTGTACACCCCGCTCGTGGACATCGACGCCCTCGGCAGGAGCCGGGACGAGGTCCAGCAGGCGCTCCACCGGGAGAATATCGGGACCGGGATCCATTTCGTGAGCGTGCACCTGCACCGGTACTACCGCGAGCGGTACGGGTACCGGCGCGGGGAGTTCCCGAACGCGGAGTTCGTGTCGGACCGGACGATCTCGCTGCCGCTCTCGGCGAAGCTCTCCGACGGGGACGTGGAGGACGTGATCGCGGCGGTGCGGAAGGTGCTGGCGTGA
- a CDS encoding 2-oxoglutarate ferredoxin oxidoreductase subunit beta (catalyzes the coenzyme A-dependent formation of succinyl-CoA from 2-oxoglutarate and ferredoxin), with protein MPVIEFLRPERLPTYWCPGCGDGLVVKTLAAVFEELKMDGRDTVLVSGIGCAARAPGYFRFESVHGLHGRAIPIAEGIKTARPELNVVVVSGDGDLLGIGGNHLIHASRRNTDLTIVLIDNQIYGMTGGQKSPTTAVGMKTLTSPEGNTDRPVDCQALVKAHGSFYARATTFHLPLLARALRLALLHRGFALVDVRSQCPVNLGRRLGYKNAYEMLLQYKKTFRPVAGEVAMLAPDEVGITR; from the coding sequence ATGCCTGTCATAGAGTTTCTGCGGCCCGAGCGTCTGCCGACCTACTGGTGCCCCGGCTGCGGAGACGGGCTTGTCGTCAAGACGCTCGCCGCCGTCTTCGAGGAGCTCAAGATGGACGGCCGCGACACCGTGCTCGTCTCCGGCATCGGCTGCGCGGCGCGCGCCCCCGGCTACTTCCGGTTCGAGAGCGTCCACGGCCTCCACGGGCGCGCGATCCCGATCGCCGAGGGGATCAAGACGGCGAGGCCGGAGCTGAACGTCGTCGTCGTCAGCGGCGACGGGGACCTGCTCGGCATCGGCGGGAACCACCTCATCCACGCCTCCCGCCGCAACACCGACCTCACCATCGTCCTCATCGACAACCAGATCTACGGGATGACCGGCGGGCAGAAGTCGCCGACCACCGCCGTCGGGATGAAGACGCTCACCAGCCCGGAGGGGAACACCGACCGCCCGGTGGACTGCCAGGCGCTCGTCAAGGCGCACGGGAGCTTCTACGCGCGGGCGACCACCTTCCACCTGCCGCTCCTCGCCCGGGCCCTCCGCCTGGCGCTCCTGCACCGCGGCTTCGCGCTGGTGGACGTCCGGTCGCAGTGCCCGGTGAATCTCGGCCGGCGGCTCGGCTACAAAAACGCCTACGAGATGCTGCTGCAGTACAAGAAAACCTTCAGGCCCGTCGCGGGCGAGGTCGCGATGCTCGCCCCCGACGAGGTGGGGATCACCCGATGA
- a CDS encoding radical SAM protein has product MKRPPLNLARCYDALSSLYTLAPYRLRPGFAFPPLHLFVELTYRCNLRCRMCQFLPLLEKGGLEGRRGEELSAAEVLEFVQSFPRTAVVTFTGGEPLLRKDLPAIFAALAPRNKLHVITNGTLLDDAAAAFLFENRLRWVGGGGLFAVGVSLHGPASVHDEIVGRKGAHALACAGIGRLRALRARRCAAFPHIHATCVITDRNAPHLAETYRAARDVGADYCNFTVMNSADFGSRIPTVEFPGHEAVAGTRMRIDPKLLRAQLRLVAEEARGGGAQVRFSPFGVTPEEIVRYYDDRSNLAEYRCFTPWRMLGISAYGEMSSCPFLSLGNIRRRRPRDVWNGPDQARFRRRLKERRIFPACAGCCASSYRPRGRMPEEESLAAGPV; this is encoded by the coding sequence GTGAAGAGGCCGCCGCTGAACCTCGCCCGCTGCTACGACGCCTTGAGCTCGCTCTACACGCTCGCGCCGTACCGTCTGCGCCCCGGCTTCGCGTTCCCGCCGCTCCACCTCTTCGTCGAGCTCACCTACCGCTGCAACCTCCGTTGCCGGATGTGCCAGTTCCTCCCGCTCCTCGAGAAGGGCGGGCTGGAGGGGAGGAGGGGGGAGGAACTCTCGGCGGCGGAGGTCCTGGAGTTCGTGCAGTCGTTCCCGCGCACCGCGGTCGTGACCTTTACCGGCGGCGAGCCGCTCCTCAGGAAGGACCTTCCCGCGATCTTCGCCGCCCTCGCCCCGCGGAACAAGCTCCACGTCATCACCAACGGCACGCTCCTCGACGACGCGGCCGCCGCGTTCCTCTTCGAGAACCGGCTGCGGTGGGTCGGGGGCGGCGGGCTCTTCGCCGTCGGCGTCTCCCTGCACGGCCCCGCCAGCGTCCACGACGAGATCGTCGGCAGGAAGGGGGCGCACGCGCTCGCCTGCGCGGGGATCGGGCGGCTGCGCGCGCTGCGCGCGAGGCGCTGCGCCGCGTTTCCGCACATCCACGCGACCTGCGTCATCACCGACCGGAACGCGCCGCATCTCGCGGAGACGTACCGGGCGGCGAGGGACGTCGGGGCGGACTACTGCAACTTCACCGTCATGAACAGCGCGGACTTCGGCAGCCGCATCCCGACCGTCGAATTCCCCGGGCACGAGGCGGTTGCGGGAACCCGGATGCGCATCGACCCGAAACTCCTCCGCGCCCAGCTGCGGCTGGTCGCGGAGGAGGCGCGCGGGGGCGGGGCGCAGGTGCGCTTCTCGCCGTTCGGCGTGACGCCCGAGGAGATCGTGCGCTACTACGACGACCGTTCGAATCTCGCGGAGTACCGCTGCTTCACCCCGTGGCGCATGCTCGGCATCTCCGCTTACGGCGAGATGAGCTCGTGCCCGTTCCTGTCGCTGGGGAACATCAGGAGGAGACGCCCGCGCGACGTCTGGAACGGGCCGGACCAGGCGCGGTTCAGGAGACGGCTGAAGGAACGCCGGATCTTCCCGGCGTGCGCGGGCTGCTGCGCCAGCAGCTACCGGCCGCGCGGCCGGATGCCCGAGGAGGAGTCCTTAGCGGCGGGGCCGGTCTGA